A window of the Pedobacter frigiditerrae genome harbors these coding sequences:
- a CDS encoding peptidylprolyl isomerase, which produces MSKAIIKTEKGDMTVEFYDNDAPKAVANFKKLASEGFYDGIAFHRVIPNFMVQGGCPNSKDGATGMAGTGGPGYKIDCETSGGNQYHDRGVLSMAHAGRNTGGSQFFICHSRANTAHLDGVHTVFGKVIENVDIVDDIRQGDKILTVEVLED; this is translated from the coding sequence ATGAGTAAAGCAATAATAAAAACCGAAAAAGGTGACATGACTGTTGAGTTCTATGATAACGATGCTCCTAAAGCAGTTGCCAATTTTAAAAAATTAGCTAGCGAAGGCTTTTATGATGGAATCGCGTTTCACCGTGTAATTCCTAATTTTATGGTTCAAGGTGGTTGTCCTAACTCTAAAGATGGTGCAACTGGTATGGCTGGTACTGGAGGTCCTGGTTACAAAATTGATTGCGAAACAAGTGGTGGAAACCAATATCATGATCGTGGTGTTTTATCTATGGCACATGCTGGTAGAAACACTGGTGGAAGTCAGTTCTTTATCTGCCATAGCAGAGCAAATACAGCTCACTTAGACGGTGTACATACTGTTTTTGGTAAGGTGATAGAAAATGTAGATATTGTAGACGATATTAGACAAGGTGATAAAATCTTGACTGTTGAAGTTTTAGAAGATTAA
- a CDS encoding DUF5606 domain-containing protein, translating into MNLRGIVAVSGRPGLFKLVGQNKGGYVLESLDAQKLKIVANISNTKLASLEDITIYGEDEDLKLIDVLTNIDAKKATAPDAKADNNVLRSFFVEVAPSHDQEKVYASDMKKILTWYHIIKDMPLFTEAAPGTEEEGVKGDLEVKPKAAPKAKPTNAKAPTAKSAPAKKASMTSKKGV; encoded by the coding sequence ATGAATTTAAGAGGAATTGTTGCCGTTTCTGGCAGACCAGGTTTATTTAAACTTGTTGGACAAAATAAAGGTGGTTACGTTTTAGAAAGCTTAGATGCGCAAAAATTAAAGATTGTTGCAAATATTTCTAATACTAAACTAGCATCGTTAGAAGATATTACCATTTATGGTGAAGATGAGGATTTGAAGTTAATTGATGTTTTAACAAATATTGATGCTAAAAAAGCGACTGCTCCAGATGCTAAAGCTGACAATAACGTGTTAAGAAGTTTCTTCGTTGAAGTTGCTCCTAGCCATGATCAAGAAAAAGTTTACGCTTCTGATATGAAGAAGATATTGACTTGGTATCACATCATTAAAGATATGCCATTATTTACTGAGGCAGCTCCAGGCACAGAGGAAGAAGGTGTTAAAGGAGATTTGGAAGTTAAGCCAAAAGCTGCTCCAAAAGCAAAACCAACAAATGCTAAAGCGCCAACCGCAAAATCAGCACCTGCTAAAAAAGCAAGTATGACTAGCAAAAAAGGAGTTTAA
- the rlmH gene encoding 23S rRNA (pseudouridine(1915)-N(3))-methyltransferase RlmH translates to MKITLLAVGKTEDKYLIEGIEKYLNRLKHYINFNIVIIPDIKNTKNLTEAQQKTREAEFIAKQINPTDVVVLLDEKGKKHSSVSFSEYLNKQMIGSVQNLVFIIGGPYGFDESIYKRSNTSISLSDMTFSHQMVRLFFVEQLYRAFTILKNEPYHHA, encoded by the coding sequence TTGAAAATAACACTACTCGCTGTTGGCAAAACCGAAGACAAATATTTGATTGAAGGAATAGAAAAGTATTTGAATAGATTGAAACATTATATCAATTTCAATATTGTTATTATACCTGATATTAAGAATACTAAAAATTTAACCGAAGCCCAACAAAAAACAAGAGAAGCAGAATTCATAGCAAAACAGATCAATCCCACAGATGTGGTTGTTTTATTAGATGAAAAAGGCAAAAAGCATAGCTCTGTTTCTTTTTCTGAATATTTGAACAAACAAATGATTGGAAGTGTGCAAAACCTAGTATTTATAATTGGTGGTCCCTATGGTTTTGATGAAAGCATTTACAAAAGGTCAAACACAAGCATTTCACTTTCAGACATGACTTTCTCACACCAAATGGTGAGGCTGTTTTTTGTAGAGCAATTATATAGGGCATTTACCATTTTAAAGAACGAACCTTATCATCATGCTTAA
- a CDS encoding PKD domain-containing protein, producing the protein MRWLTLLLLLFALNVSAHKIPPVNDDLINAINLSNTDAFCSLDQAYNNLEATSSSNGSPSNWNGTVGKDVWFKFTALKFDVAITASGKVNAASPNTLVNPLVALYTIDPIAGTLGEMPSTMLSSSNVTTLNKGGLTIGQVYYIRISASNNNEGSFKLCVDNFFPPLQPGQDIGTFSVLCTMEKFTQLNVFGAGTSNTETAGTCLGVESNSAWYGWTAGKSGPLIFLITPTVTTNDIDWVLYDLGPGGTSAQVTAANAIRCASGSGVTCTPSYYITGLSMTETDLTEQSGCPSGRQQNGLVKYVDMIAGHNYALLVDNFSGGNNGFSLEFGGSTEFTGPTSEIQLEKLNSCTPQQTYTFTSLATNYNTLKWTFGEGASMANATGVGPYNITYSTSGEKTVVLEAKTAGGCNVVGTKTFFVALKPALPTITTTTIKFCPGNEVTLNTPKVDFATYHWTGPNGFTSTDQNAKVNITGPENSGDYQLYIQVGDCLSDVATINIPSIDPKPEALFDIVTNNFCQTNLSFTFKNTSLNSISPVWNFGSGTTITTAPNGDKTVIYSTDGTKSITLTVRSPSGCISTIIKTLLVELRPAPPVITSNGTKFCPGDILQLNANTVNSATYNWSGPNGFTSTLQNPQVNITGPENAGDYKLFVQVGSCSSDVVIFNLPVVDAKPIADFDIVINNPCLDNQSFTFVNKSLNTTGASWDFGTGVSFTTPAANGNTNVFYATPGLKEITLTATTPNGCPSVIKKTIDVQLKPLRPDIIANQIKFCLGDILQFSVQEFDGLTYEWIGPNGFTASTSSIEIPINSYDQAGTYFVSTKIGNCKSDIVSIKIPPIAKVPVAIFYTDPKIIGKYEAPLPIVFSNYSKDADSYLWDFGDGTTSTATNPTHTFTQNGVYKITLTAFAEEGCSHSLTMGDLILKDASLFVPNAFSPNGDGINDVLNVTILNLKKYQLFIYNRFGENVFQTTDIFNNWDGKYKNKEVSVGTYYYVIMGKTVSNKDVKYTGSVTLIR; encoded by the coding sequence ATGCGCTGGCTAACTCTCTTACTATTGCTTTTTGCTCTAAATGTGAGTGCTCACAAAATTCCGCCAGTAAATGACGATTTAATAAATGCCATTAACCTATCCAATACAGATGCTTTTTGTTCTTTAGACCAAGCTTACAATAATTTGGAGGCAACATCTAGTTCAAATGGCTCGCCAAGCAATTGGAATGGAACAGTAGGTAAAGATGTTTGGTTTAAATTTACTGCACTAAAATTTGATGTAGCCATAACAGCCAGCGGAAAAGTGAATGCTGCAAGCCCAAATACCTTGGTTAATCCGCTAGTAGCACTTTATACCATAGACCCAATTGCTGGTACGCTAGGCGAAATGCCTAGTACGATGTTAAGCTCTAGCAATGTAACCACCTTAAACAAAGGAGGATTAACCATCGGCCAAGTTTATTACATCAGGATAAGTGCCTCGAATAACAATGAAGGGAGTTTTAAACTTTGTGTAGATAATTTTTTTCCCCCTTTACAACCTGGACAAGATATTGGAACGTTTTCCGTATTGTGCACCATGGAAAAATTTACCCAATTAAATGTTTTTGGAGCTGGAACAAGTAATACAGAAACAGCTGGAACTTGCTTAGGAGTCGAATCAAATTCTGCTTGGTACGGCTGGACAGCGGGAAAAAGTGGGCCATTGATATTTTTAATAACACCAACCGTTACCACAAATGATATTGACTGGGTTTTATATGATTTAGGTCCTGGTGGCACAAGTGCTCAAGTTACTGCCGCAAATGCGATTAGATGCGCCTCTGGAAGCGGGGTTACTTGTACGCCTTCTTATTATATTACTGGGTTAAGCATGACAGAGACTGATTTAACTGAGCAGTCAGGTTGCCCATCTGGCAGGCAACAAAATGGCCTTGTTAAATATGTCGATATGATTGCTGGTCATAATTATGCTTTATTAGTGGATAATTTTTCTGGTGGAAATAATGGTTTCAGTTTAGAATTTGGTGGAAGTACAGAATTTACTGGGCCTACATCAGAAATTCAATTAGAGAAATTAAATTCTTGCACACCTCAACAGACCTATACATTTACAAGTCTTGCTACTAATTACAACACGCTTAAATGGACTTTTGGTGAAGGGGCTAGCATGGCAAACGCAACTGGCGTTGGGCCTTATAACATTACCTATTCTACTTCTGGCGAAAAAACAGTTGTACTAGAAGCAAAAACCGCTGGAGGTTGTAATGTGGTTGGCACGAAAACATTTTTTGTTGCGTTAAAACCAGCACTACCCACCATAACAACAACAACGATAAAATTTTGCCCAGGAAACGAGGTTACTCTAAATACTCCTAAAGTTGATTTTGCCACTTACCATTGGACAGGACCGAATGGTTTTACCTCAACCGACCAGAATGCGAAAGTGAATATAACTGGACCTGAAAATTCTGGAGATTACCAATTATACATCCAAGTTGGAGATTGTTTGAGCGATGTAGCCACAATAAACATACCTTCTATCGACCCAAAACCAGAGGCATTATTTGATATAGTAACCAATAACTTCTGTCAAACTAATTTGAGTTTTACTTTTAAAAACACATCTCTTAATTCAATTAGCCCAGTTTGGAATTTTGGTTCAGGCACAACAATTACAACGGCTCCAAATGGAGATAAAACCGTAATATATTCAACTGATGGAACAAAAAGCATTACCTTAACAGTTCGAAGCCCAAGTGGTTGCATTTCTACAATTATCAAAACATTATTAGTTGAACTTAGACCTGCTCCTCCAGTTATCACATCAAATGGAACTAAATTTTGTCCAGGAGATATTTTGCAATTAAATGCTAATACCGTTAATTCGGCTACCTATAATTGGTCTGGGCCAAACGGATTTACCTCTACTTTGCAAAACCCACAAGTAAATATTACTGGTCCAGAAAATGCTGGAGACTATAAATTATTTGTGCAAGTTGGTTCTTGTTCTAGCGATGTCGTTATTTTCAATTTACCAGTGGTAGATGCCAAGCCGATAGCAGATTTTGATATCGTAATTAACAATCCTTGTTTAGACAATCAGAGTTTCACTTTTGTAAATAAATCTTTAAATACAACGGGAGCATCTTGGGATTTTGGGACTGGGGTTTCATTTACAACACCTGCTGCAAATGGCAATACAAACGTTTTTTATGCAACTCCTGGTTTAAAGGAAATTACTTTAACAGCTACCACTCCAAACGGTTGTCCGTCAGTAATAAAGAAAACGATTGACGTTCAGCTTAAACCACTAAGGCCAGACATCATTGCAAATCAAATCAAATTTTGTTTAGGAGATATCTTACAATTTTCTGTTCAGGAATTTGATGGTTTGACTTACGAATGGATTGGGCCAAATGGCTTTACAGCTTCTACTTCGTCCATAGAAATTCCTATTAACAGCTATGACCAAGCTGGAACTTATTTTGTAAGCACAAAAATTGGCAATTGTAAAAGTGATATTGTTTCTATTAAAATTCCACCTATAGCTAAAGTTCCTGTTGCTATATTTTACACAGACCCAAAAATTATAGGAAAATATGAAGCTCCATTACCGATAGTTTTCAGTAATTATTCGAAAGACGCTGATAGTTATTTGTGGGATTTTGGCGATGGTACAACTTCAACGGCAACTAACCCAACACACACCTTTACACAAAACGGTGTTTACAAAATTACATTAACAGCTTTTGCGGAAGAAGGTTGTTCGCATTCTTTAACAATGGGAGATTTAATTTTAAAAGATGCTTCCCTCTTTGTTCCAAATGCTTTTTCTCCCAATGGAGATGGGATAAATGATGTGCTAAACGTAACCATTCTAAATTTAAAAAAGTACCAGTTATTCATTTATAATCGTTTTGGCGAAAACGTGTTTCAAACTACAGATATTTTTAACAACTGGGACGGGAAATACAAAAATAAAGAGGTGAGTGTGGGTACCTACTATTATGTAATTATGGGCAAAACAGTTAGCAATAAAGATGTAAAATATACTGGTTCTGTTACCTTAATTAGGTAA
- a CDS encoding GH1 family beta-glucosidase, with product MLKAADFGSDFLWGVATAATQIEGASNSYGKGMSIWDTFSKRTGKVKSGHQPINACDFYHQYKSDIALVKTLGFKLFRFSISWSRILPLGKGLVNQEGINFYHHLIDECLAQGITPYVTLYHWDLPEELSKNGGWTSYSINSEFNEFVMLCAKTYGDKVKNWIVINEPFGFTSLGYMLGVHAPGETGLTNFFSAVKHTAIAQADGGRILRAEVSQANIGTTFSCSEIIPYTQGDADILVAKRVDCLMNRLFIEPTLGMGFPTADWDVLEKFTVSHSTWRHNERMTFDFDFIGLQNYFPLVVKFNAFIPVIQAWEIKAKSRRRPYTAMGWEINADSFYNIIKQFAAYPIKNIMITENGAAFKDVLKDGKVMDEDRIAYFKLYLSALLKAKNEGVNITGYMAWTLMDNFEWAEGYHARFGLVYNDFKTQQRTIKESGFWWKDFLKAD from the coding sequence ATGCTTAAAGCCGCAGATTTTGGGAGTGATTTTTTATGGGGAGTAGCTACTGCTGCCACACAAATAGAAGGAGCTTCGAATTCTTATGGCAAAGGAATGTCTATTTGGGATACTTTCTCTAAACGAACCGGTAAGGTCAAAAGTGGGCATCAGCCAATAAATGCTTGCGATTTTTATCATCAGTATAAAAGTGATATTGCGCTGGTAAAAACCTTAGGATTCAAATTATTTCGCTTTTCCATTTCTTGGTCGAGGATTTTGCCTCTTGGTAAAGGGTTGGTTAATCAAGAAGGAATAAATTTTTATCACCATTTGATAGATGAATGTTTAGCGCAAGGGATTACGCCATACGTTACTTTATATCATTGGGATTTGCCCGAAGAACTTTCAAAAAATGGAGGTTGGACATCTTATAGCATCAACTCGGAGTTTAACGAGTTTGTAATGTTGTGTGCGAAAACTTATGGCGATAAAGTTAAAAACTGGATTGTAATTAATGAACCTTTTGGCTTTACATCACTAGGATATATGTTGGGCGTACATGCGCCTGGGGAAACTGGATTAACGAATTTTTTCTCTGCAGTTAAACACACTGCAATTGCCCAAGCAGATGGCGGTAGAATATTGCGAGCAGAAGTAAGCCAAGCAAATATTGGCACCACTTTCTCTTGCTCAGAAATTATTCCATATACGCAGGGCGATGCCGATATACTGGTGGCAAAAAGAGTTGATTGTCTAATGAACCGATTATTTATAGAGCCAACTTTAGGGATGGGCTTTCCGACTGCAGATTGGGATGTGCTGGAGAAATTTACAGTAAGTCATTCTACTTGGCGTCATAATGAACGAATGACGTTCGATTTCGATTTTATTGGCTTACAAAACTATTTCCCTTTGGTAGTTAAATTCAATGCGTTTATTCCTGTTATACAAGCTTGGGAAATTAAAGCTAAATCTCGCAGAAGACCTTATACTGCAATGGGTTGGGAAATAAATGCGGATAGCTTTTATAACATCATCAAGCAATTTGCTGCTTATCCAATTAAAAACATAATGATTACTGAAAATGGTGCCGCATTTAAAGATGTTTTAAAGGATGGAAAAGTAATGGATGAAGATAGAATAGCCTATTTCAAATTATATCTATCAGCATTGCTTAAAGCTAAAAATGAAGGCGTAAATATTACGGGCTATATGGCCTGGACTTTAATGGATAATTTTGAATGGGCAGAAGGTTATCATGCTCGTTTTGGTTTGGTTTACAATGATTTTAAGACACAACAAAGAACCATAAAGGAATCTGGCTTTTGGTGGAAGGATTTTTTGAAAGCAGATTGA
- a CDS encoding DUF2007 domain-containing protein: MEDKIVVYKTYENPMEANVVMARLKDGGFNCFLTGENAALVYPVFDISISGVQLHVFENEVEEINKFLAEEPLIGED, encoded by the coding sequence ATGGAAGATAAAATAGTTGTTTATAAAACCTACGAAAACCCAATGGAAGCGAACGTAGTTATGGCAAGGTTAAAAGATGGTGGGTTTAATTGTTTTTTAACTGGCGAAAATGCAGCATTGGTTTATCCTGTGTTTGATATTTCTATTAGCGGAGTTCAGTTGCATGTTTTTGAAAACGAAGTTGAGGAGATTAATAAATTTTTGGCAGAAGAACCGCTTATTGGTGAGGATTAG